A portion of the Bacillus sp. es.034 genome contains these proteins:
- a CDS encoding glycoside hydrolase family 30 protein: MNMKVILTAKETGDRFSEKEPVSFSGGRASTHIQLDPERKYQEMLGFGGAFTEAAAHSLSLISPEKRKEIIHRYFDPAEGLGYRFGRTHINSCDFSLGNYTYVEDGDTSLESFSIDREKKLVIPLIQEAKEVAGGDLSIVASPWSPPSWMKTNGEMNNGGKLLPEFQSIWADYYSKYIEAMEEEGIGIWGLTIQNEPEAKQVWDSCLYTGEEERDFIKNHLGPSLEKHGHGDVKVIIWDHNRDVIHERAKAVLSDSEAAKYVWGTGVHWYVSEEFENLSKVHHDFPDKHLIFTEGCIEGGVRPGAWDTGERYGRNIIGDLNNYLEAWIDWNMVLNEEGGPNHVGNYCDAPVIVDTVNDEVRYNSSYYYIGHFSKYTKEGARRIGCQISNEAVSATSFENPDGEIVVIVMNANDREEEISLACGEGIFTTTLPLHSIATFMIR, from the coding sequence ATGAATATGAAGGTGATTTTGACAGCCAAAGAAACAGGAGATCGGTTCTCTGAAAAAGAACCGGTTTCTTTTTCTGGAGGGCGTGCTTCTACTCACATCCAACTCGATCCGGAGCGCAAATATCAGGAAATGCTGGGATTTGGCGGGGCATTCACCGAAGCGGCGGCTCACAGCCTTTCCCTCATCAGCCCGGAAAAAAGGAAAGAGATCATCCACCGCTATTTCGATCCGGCAGAAGGACTTGGTTACCGCTTCGGCCGGACCCACATCAACAGCTGTGACTTTTCATTAGGGAACTATACGTATGTGGAAGATGGAGATACTTCGTTAGAGAGCTTCTCCATCGATCGGGAGAAGAAGCTTGTGATACCTCTTATCCAGGAAGCAAAGGAAGTGGCTGGAGGGGACCTTTCCATCGTCGCTTCACCGTGGAGTCCTCCTTCATGGATGAAAACGAACGGTGAAATGAACAACGGAGGAAAACTATTGCCCGAGTTTCAATCCATATGGGCAGACTACTACTCGAAGTACATAGAGGCGATGGAGGAAGAGGGGATCGGGATCTGGGGATTGACGATCCAGAATGAACCCGAAGCGAAGCAGGTGTGGGATTCATGCCTGTACACGGGAGAAGAAGAACGGGACTTCATAAAAAATCATCTAGGTCCGTCCCTCGAGAAACATGGCCATGGGGATGTGAAGGTCATCATCTGGGATCATAATCGTGATGTGATCCATGAACGTGCCAAGGCCGTCCTTTCGGATTCCGAAGCGGCTAAGTATGTGTGGGGAACTGGTGTCCACTGGTACGTTTCAGAGGAGTTTGAAAATCTCTCTAAAGTGCATCATGACTTCCCTGATAAGCATTTGATCTTTACAGAAGGATGCATCGAAGGCGGGGTCAGACCCGGCGCCTGGGATACTGGTGAACGCTATGGCCGTAATATCATCGGTGATTTGAACAATTATCTTGAAGCGTGGATCGATTGGAATATGGTATTGAACGAAGAAGGCGGACCGAATCATGTCGGGAATTACTGCGATGCACCGGTGATCGTCGACACTGTGAATGACGAGGTCCGGTACAACAGCTCGTACTATTACATCGGGCATTTCAGCAAATATACCAAAGAGGGAGCAAGACGTATCGGATGTCAAATTTCCAATGAGGCTGTCTCGGCAACTTCCTTTGAAAATCCAGACGGGGAGATCGTCGTTATTGTGATGAATGCGAATGACCGGGAGGAAGAGATTTCCCTTGCATGCGGTGAGGGGATTTTCACTACGACTCTTCCATTGCATTCGATTGCCACTTTTATGATCCGCTAG